A window of the Cicer arietinum cultivar CDC Frontier isolate Library 1 chromosome 6, Cicar.CDCFrontier_v2.0, whole genome shotgun sequence genome harbors these coding sequences:
- the LOC101506444 gene encoding 2-oxoglutarate-dependent dioxygenase 19-like encodes MASTTSTQVNKKSNNEKTTSFTSVKTLTESPNFNSIPSSYTYTTNPNDENEIVVDPDDENDPIPVIDYSHLVIGTPDQRNKTIHDIRKACEEWGFFMLVNHFVSKSLLEKMVDQVFGFFNLREEEKQVYAGKEVMDPIRYGTSFNVSGDRILFWRDFIKIVVRPEFHSLDKPAGFRDTSAEYSRRTWKLGRELLKGISESLGLEVNYIDRTMNLESGLQMLAANLYPPCPQPELAMGMPPHSDHGLLNLLIQNGVSGLQVLHNGKWINVCSTPNCFLVLVSDHLEIMSNGKYKSVVHRAAVSNGATRMSLATVIAPSLDTVVEPASELLDNESNPAAYVGMKHIDYMELQRSNQLYGKSVLNKVKI; translated from the exons ATGGCTTCAACAACTTCAACTCAAGTTAACAAAAAATCCAACAATGAAAAAACTACTAGTTTCACAAGTGTGAAAACATTAACAGAATCACCAAATTTCAACAGTATTCCATCTTCATACACTTACACCACCAACCCaaatgatgaaaatgaaatagTGGTAGACCCAGATGATGAAAATGATCCAATCCCAGTCATTGATTATTCTCACCTTGTCATTGGTACACCTGATCAAAGGAACAAAACCATCCATGACATAAGAAAGGCTTGTGAGGAGTGGGGATTTTTCATGCTGGTTAACCACTTTGTTTCAAAGAGCCTCTTGGAGAAAATGGTTGACCAAGTTTTTGGTTTCTTTAATCTTAGAGAGGAAGAGAAGCAAGTGTATGCAGGTAAGGAAGTAATGGATCCAATAAGGTATGGTACCAGCTTCAATGTTTCAGGAGACAGAATATTGTTCTGGAGGGATTTTATTAAAATCGTTGTTCGCCCTGAATTTCACTCACTGGACAAACCTGCTGGCTTCAG GGATACATCTGCAGAGTACAGCAGAAGAACATGGAAATTAGGAAGGGAACTACTCAAAGGAATATCAGAAAGCTTAGGATTGGAAGTCAACTACATAGACAGAACAATGAATCTTGAATCTGGTCTGCAAATGTTGGCAGCAAATCTTTATCCTCCTTGTCCTCAACCTGAGCTTGCAATGGGAATGCCTCCACATTCTGATCATGGCCTATTGAACCTCCTCATACAAAATGGAGTTAGTGGCCTTCAAGTACTTCACAATGGCAAATGGATCAATGTCTGTTCCACTCCAAACTGTTTCTTGGTCCTTGTGTCTGATCATCTTGAG ATTATGAGCAATGGAAAGTACAAAAGTGTAGTGCATAGAGCAGCTGTGAGCAATGGAGCAACAAGAATGTCATTGGCAACGGTGATTGCACCATCCTTGGACACTGTGGTTGAACCAGCTTCAGAGCTGCTAGATAATGAAAGCAACCCAGCAGCATATGTTGGGATGAAACACATAGATTACATGGAACTTCAAAGAAGCAACCAGCTTTATGGGAAGTCTGTGCTAAACAAagtgaaaatatga